In the genome of Desulfuromonas sp. DDH964, one region contains:
- the aroQ gene encoding type II 3-dehydroquinate dehydratase, translated as MKILVLHGPNLNLLGSREPAVYGTRTLADIDAELVSLGRELGAVVETVQSNHEGVLIDRIHQARNEGVSGLLINPGGFTHTSVALRDALTAVNLPTVEVHLSNIHARESFRQHSYIAPVALAQIGGFGADSYLLALRGILGILKK; from the coding sequence ATGAAGATACTCGTCCTCCACGGACCGAATCTGAATCTGCTTGGCTCCAGGGAACCTGCTGTTTACGGAACCCGGACCCTCGCCGATATCGATGCCGAGCTGGTTTCCCTGGGACGGGAACTGGGCGCCGTGGTGGAAACCGTGCAGTCCAACCACGAGGGGGTCTTGATTGACCGGATTCATCAGGCCCGAAACGAGGGAGTCTCCGGTCTGCTCATTAATCCCGGTGGTTTTACCCATACCAGCGTCGCCCTGCGAGATGCCTTGACCGCAGTCAACCTTCCTACCGTTGAAGTCCATCTTTCCAACATTCATGCCCGGGAGTCGTTTCGTCAGCACTCCTACATTGCCCCGGTCGCTCTCGCCCAGATTGGCGGGTTCGGTGCCGACAGCTATCTGCTGGCCCTGCGGGGAATTTTAGGCATATTAAAAAAGTAA
- a CDS encoding tetratricopeptide repeat protein yields the protein MLGKIAGYIEILSRDPHSTAFVPLADAYRQLGLLDDAIEVAQKGVAALPKFSPGFITLGRLHAQRGDLPAAEVAFSQAIAIEPDSLPALKGLARVSGMQGNRERARQLLEKANALQPDDATVLKMLAALGPAPQGEGKPARTPAPKSDLEERDAPIATATIAEIYVKQGLLGKALHVYRDLLKADPGNSGLAGRYRELEREISGEGAPAPIAGEAPAVEEEASVGSPAREESQILATLTSWLDAIRDRREDVR from the coding sequence ATGCTTGGAAAAATTGCCGGCTATATCGAGATTCTCAGCCGGGATCCGCACTCGACGGCGTTTGTGCCGTTAGCCGATGCCTACCGTCAGTTGGGGTTGCTGGATGATGCCATCGAAGTCGCCCAAAAGGGGGTCGCCGCGCTTCCCAAGTTCAGCCCGGGCTTTATTACCCTCGGCCGCCTTCACGCCCAACGTGGTGATCTGCCGGCCGCTGAGGTAGCCTTTTCGCAGGCGATTGCTATCGAACCGGACAGCCTTCCCGCGCTGAAAGGGCTCGCTCGCGTCAGTGGCATGCAAGGGAATCGGGAGCGCGCTCGCCAGCTCCTCGAGAAAGCCAATGCGCTTCAGCCGGACGATGCCACGGTGCTGAAAATGCTCGCTGCGCTGGGACCGGCACCGCAGGGCGAAGGCAAGCCAGCGCGAACACCTGCTCCGAAGAGTGATTTGGAAGAGCGGGACGCACCGATCGCTACCGCGACCATCGCGGAGATCTATGTAAAGCAGGGTTTGCTCGGCAAGGCCCTGCATGTCTACCGCGATCTCCTCAAGGCCGACCCGGGGAACAGTGGTCTTGCCGGCCGTTATCGGGAGCTTGAACGGGAGATCAGCGGGGAAGGGGCGCCTGCTCCGATTGCAGGCGAGGCGCCCGCCGTGGAAGAAGAGGCGTCCGTTGGTTCCCCCGCCCGGGAGGAGTCCCAGATCCTTGCCACCCTGACCAGCTGGCTTGATGCAATTCGCGACAGGAGGGAAGATGTTCGCTGA
- a CDS encoding shikimate kinase, whose amino-acid sequence MLIGFMGAGKTTVGAVLAEALGYRLVDLDQLIVLRCGKSIPEIFSEEGEAVFRDYESAALCSLRSTEGTVLATGGGVVGRQENWETLRGIGPVVYLRLPWEIICQRLSGDTQRPLADQRDGGERLRRLWTERAPLYEQADLIIDGDLLTPEEIAGKIIQALAKE is encoded by the coding sequence GTGCTCATTGGTTTCATGGGGGCGGGAAAGACGACGGTCGGAGCTGTTCTGGCCGAAGCCCTCGGATACCGATTGGTCGACCTCGACCAACTGATTGTCCTGCGCTGCGGAAAATCGATCCCGGAGATTTTTTCCGAGGAGGGGGAGGCGGTCTTCCGGGATTACGAATCGGCCGCTCTCTGCTCGTTGCGCTCCACGGAAGGGACAGTCCTGGCCACCGGCGGCGGAGTGGTGGGGCGGCAGGAAAACTGGGAGACTCTGCGTGGTATCGGGCCCGTGGTCTACCTGAGACTCCCCTGGGAGATCATCTGTCAACGGCTATCCGGGGATACCCAGCGCCCCCTGGCCGACCAGAGGGACGGCGGTGAGCGATTACGCCGACTATGGACCGAACGAGCGCCACTCTATGAGCAGGCCGATTTGATCATCGATGGCGATTTGCTGACACCCGAAGAAATCGCCGGCAAAATTATCCAGGCGCTGGCAAAGGAATAG
- a CDS encoding PilN domain-containing protein: MIRINLLPVRAAQKKEKLRGQIAVLILSLILVVAACGGIYANQLMRIEAVRDEIRANQQESDRLKKTIGEVAQFKKMQQELRGKLDVLDKIKQGKKGPVHLLEELSTAIPDKVWIDSFKEADGVIFINGGGLNEEVVAEFLRNLETSPYYQGVELQVIEQESRGVIKSQKFSLTCRVEVPPAGPAK; encoded by the coding sequence ATGATCCGAATCAATCTATTGCCCGTTCGGGCCGCCCAGAAGAAGGAAAAGCTCCGGGGCCAGATAGCGGTACTCATCCTTTCGCTGATTCTCGTTGTTGCGGCCTGCGGTGGTATCTATGCCAATCAGTTGATGCGCATCGAGGCGGTCCGGGATGAGATCAGGGCCAACCAGCAGGAGAGCGACCGCCTCAAGAAGACCATCGGCGAGGTTGCCCAGTTCAAGAAGATGCAGCAGGAGCTGCGGGGCAAGCTGGATGTCCTCGACAAGATCAAGCAAGGGAAGAAAGGCCCGGTTCATCTCCTGGAAGAGTTGAGCACGGCCATCCCCGACAAGGTCTGGATCGATTCCTTCAAGGAAGCGGATGGGGTTATCTTCATTAACGGTGGTGGCTTGAATGAAGAGGTGGTCGCCGAATTTCTCAGGAACCTTGAGACCTCCCCGTACTACCAGGGGGTTGAACTGCAGGTGATCGAGCAGGAGTCCCGCGGTGTTATCAAGAGCCAGAAATTTTCCCTGACCTGCCGGGTTGAAGTACCCCCGGCCGGGCCAGCGAAATAA
- a CDS encoding aminopeptidase P family protein, whose protein sequence is MLKDRSGRIRPLLEHCALDGLVFLDPANLAYLSGFSGTDGVLIVTRSASCFLTDSRYTTQAREEVTASEVGEYADKVTGVLDWLRKSGISRVGFEAATLPYATAMRFREGAPGLEWVPLDKELKPLRGSKDAGEVNALGRAAALNSAALAEVLPRLTPGVSERNFALELEFALKRRGGEEKAFDFIVASGRRGAMPHGVASDKLLAAGELVTIDFGTRVDGYHSDETVTLALGAIEEDQRRVFDTVLAAHDRAIAGIRPGVPLRSIDALARGYIDDQGFGEFFGHGLGHGVGREVHEFPVVSPRSETIAEEGMVFTVEPGVYLPGVCGVRIEDMVVVTADGCRVLTQIPKHFRSLPV, encoded by the coding sequence ATGCTAAAAGACAGGTCCGGACGGATTCGCCCTTTGCTGGAGCATTGCGCCCTCGATGGCCTGGTTTTTCTGGACCCCGCCAATCTGGCTTACCTCAGCGGGTTTTCCGGAACGGACGGAGTCCTGATTGTTACCCGCAGTGCGAGTTGTTTTCTCACCGACTCGCGTTATACGACCCAGGCCAGAGAGGAGGTCACCGCGAGTGAAGTTGGGGAATATGCCGACAAGGTGACCGGGGTTCTCGACTGGCTGCGAAAGTCCGGAATTTCCCGGGTCGGGTTTGAAGCTGCCACGCTGCCGTATGCGACGGCAATGCGCTTCAGGGAAGGGGCGCCGGGCCTCGAGTGGGTCCCCCTCGATAAGGAACTGAAGCCGTTGCGGGGGAGCAAGGACGCCGGGGAGGTTAATGCCCTGGGCCGTGCGGCAGCCCTGAACTCGGCGGCTCTCGCGGAGGTTCTGCCGCGCTTGACCCCTGGCGTCAGCGAGCGTAACTTCGCGCTTGAACTTGAGTTCGCCCTGAAGCGCCGCGGTGGCGAAGAGAAGGCGTTTGACTTTATCGTCGCCTCCGGCCGCCGGGGAGCGATGCCGCACGGGGTCGCTTCGGATAAGCTGCTGGCTGCAGGGGAACTGGTCACGATCGACTTCGGTACCCGGGTCGATGGCTATCATTCGGATGAGACGGTTACCCTGGCCCTGGGCGCGATTGAAGAGGACCAGCGGCGTGTTTTCGATACGGTTCTGGCCGCCCACGATCGGGCAATCGCGGGAATCCGTCCCGGAGTTCCCCTGCGTAGCATCGACGCCCTGGCTCGTGGATACATCGACGACCAGGGATTCGGCGAATTTTTTGGCCATGGCCTCGGCCACGGTGTTGGCCGGGAAGTTCACGAGTTTCCCGTGGTCTCGCCCCGCAGCGAAACCATCGCGGAGGAGGGGATGGTCTTTACCGTCGAGCCGGGAGTCTACCTCCCCGGGGTCTGCGGCGTCCGGATCGAGGACATGGTGGTGGTCACCGCCGACGGGTGCCGCGTGTTGACGCAGATTCCCAAGCATTTTCGTTCCCTGCCGGTTTGA
- a CDS encoding helix-turn-helix transcriptional regulator yields MGKNHVKEIREALLMSKAELARKAGVSPLTVDRIERGAACRMVTMRKIILALGLDVADRGKVFPEQDN; encoded by the coding sequence ATGGGAAAAAACCACGTAAAGGAAATTCGTGAAGCCCTGCTGATGAGCAAGGCAGAGTTGGCCAGAAAAGCCGGGGTTTCTCCTCTGACCGTGGATCGTATCGAGCGTGGTGCTGCTTGTCGCATGGTCACGATGCGGAAAATAATCTTGGCTCTCGGTCTTGATGTCGCTGACCGGGGGAAGGTATTCCCGGAGCAGGATAATTAG
- a CDS encoding roadblock/LC7 domain-containing protein has product MFAEILQEIVEGTAGGVGAVLMGYDGIAIEQYFKPCEGVDLQMMAVEYANVLKEIKRTVEILNTGDMEEVAIKTERFYVVIRALTDEYFTALTLQRDGNFGKGRYLLLRDAQKLIEALS; this is encoded by the coding sequence ATGTTCGCTGAAATTCTGCAGGAGATCGTTGAAGGGACCGCCGGTGGAGTTGGTGCGGTTCTTATGGGGTATGACGGCATCGCCATTGAGCAGTATTTCAAACCCTGCGAGGGAGTCGACCTGCAGATGATGGCGGTGGAATACGCCAACGTGCTCAAGGAGATCAAGCGGACGGTGGAGATTCTCAATACCGGCGACATGGAAGAGGTCGCGATCAAAACCGAGCGCTTCTATGTGGTGATCCGGGCGCTGACCGATGAATACTTCACCGCCTTGACCCTGCAACGGGATGGTAATTTCGGCAAGGGACGCTATCTGCTGTTGCGTGACGCCCAAAAACTTATCGAGGCACTGAGTTGA
- the pilM gene encoding type IV pilus biogenesis protein PilM — MLSRGKKEIIGIDIGSSSVKLVQLREMKGGYALQNLGIAPLPAEAIVDNAIMDSSSVVDILRNLVESHKVKTKNVATSVSGHSVIIRKIQLPIMTEEEMEASIQWEAEQYIPFDISEVNLDFQILGPDAKDPAQMNVVLVAAKKDFVNDYLAVFKECGFDPKVMDVDCFAMENAFEANYPEETAPVLALVNIGASAMNVNILKDGVSVFTRDIQVGGNMFNEELQKRLGVSGEDAETAKLGGALNDVDAADVEEVLHDASENLAQEVQRSLDFFAATSADEKVQKLFICGGCSRHPAVKESLLRRLDMPVEVLDPFRGIAIDEKSFDPEYVHAVGPLMTVAVGLAMRRLGDK; from the coding sequence ATGCTTTCTCGAGGCAAAAAAGAGATCATCGGGATTGATATCGGCTCGAGTTCGGTCAAGCTGGTACAGTTGCGGGAAATGAAGGGGGGGTATGCCCTGCAGAATCTTGGCATCGCCCCGTTGCCGGCGGAAGCAATCGTCGACAATGCGATCATGGATTCCAGTTCCGTGGTCGATATTTTGCGCAACCTGGTGGAAAGCCACAAGGTTAAGACAAAAAATGTCGCCACCTCCGTTTCCGGTCACTCGGTTATCATCCGCAAGATTCAGTTGCCGATCATGACCGAGGAGGAGATGGAAGCTTCCATCCAGTGGGAGGCGGAGCAATACATCCCCTTCGATATCTCCGAGGTCAACCTCGATTTCCAGATTCTCGGTCCCGACGCCAAGGATCCGGCGCAGATGAATGTCGTGCTGGTCGCGGCCAAAAAAGATTTCGTCAACGACTACCTGGCGGTCTTCAAAGAGTGTGGCTTCGATCCCAAGGTGATGGATGTCGATTGCTTCGCCATGGAAAATGCTTTCGAGGCCAATTACCCGGAAGAGACGGCACCGGTACTGGCCCTCGTCAATATTGGCGCCAGTGCCATGAACGTCAATATCCTCAAGGATGGCGTTTCGGTATTCACCCGCGATATCCAGGTGGGTGGAAACATGTTCAACGAGGAATTGCAGAAGCGCTTGGGGGTGAGCGGAGAGGATGCGGAGACCGCCAAACTCGGCGGCGCTCTCAACGATGTCGATGCCGCCGATGTCGAAGAGGTCCTGCATGATGCCTCCGAAAACCTCGCCCAGGAAGTCCAGCGGTCCCTCGACTTTTTTGCGGCGACCTCGGCCGATGAAAAAGTTCAGAAGCTCTTTATCTGCGGGGGGTGTTCGCGTCACCCGGCGGTCAAGGAGTCCTTGCTGCGGCGGCTTGATATGCCGGTGGAGGTTCTCGATCCGTTCCGGGGGATTGCTATCGACGAGAAGAGCTTCGACCCTGAGTACGTGCATGCCGTTGGGCCGTTGATGACCGTAGCGGTGGGTCTTGCCATGAGGAGGTTGGGCGACAAATGA
- the aroB gene encoding 3-dehydroquinate synthase produces the protein MANEQLIVGLGERSYPIVIGSDIMAGLGAELSRINFPSKIAVVSNSTVADLYFAAVRSSLEAAGFSVTLLLIGDGEEFKTLHTLEAVVGQLISGNFDRGCGLLALGGGVVGDLAGFAAAIYLRGVPFVQVPTTLLAQVDSSVGGKTAVNHPLGKNLIGAFYQPRLVYIDVATLLTLPPREFAAGLAEVVKYGVIRDLDYLQWLSAERKRIMEQDPEVMIPLVKRSCQIKADVVEIDEKESSLRAILNFGHTFGHAVETLSGYGVVRHGEAVAIGMLVAAAAATELELCREDELATLRSLLASFQLPITLPPLGLSEILEVMARDKKVKAGVLRLILNRGLGDCEIRDIAHPEPLLQAALARLQAL, from the coding sequence ATGGCCAACGAACAACTGATTGTCGGTCTCGGCGAACGCAGTTATCCGATCGTGATCGGCAGCGACATTATGGCCGGCCTCGGCGCCGAGCTCAGCCGGATCAATTTCCCCAGCAAGATTGCCGTCGTCAGTAATTCCACGGTGGCCGATCTTTACTTTGCGGCAGTCCGAAGCAGCCTGGAGGCCGCGGGATTCAGTGTCACGCTGTTGTTGATCGGGGATGGGGAGGAATTTAAAACGCTCCATACCCTGGAAGCGGTCGTCGGCCAGTTGATTTCAGGAAATTTCGATCGTGGGTGCGGTTTACTGGCCCTCGGCGGCGGCGTAGTTGGCGACCTGGCCGGATTTGCCGCCGCCATTTACCTGCGCGGCGTCCCCTTTGTCCAGGTGCCGACCACTCTGCTCGCCCAGGTCGACAGCTCGGTGGGAGGCAAGACGGCGGTCAATCACCCCCTCGGGAAGAATCTTATCGGCGCATTCTACCAGCCGCGCCTCGTCTATATCGATGTGGCGACCCTCCTGACCCTTCCCCCGCGTGAATTTGCCGCCGGTCTTGCCGAAGTCGTAAAATATGGCGTTATTCGGGACCTCGATTATCTGCAGTGGCTCTCTGCTGAGCGCAAAAGGATCATGGAGCAGGACCCTGAAGTGATGATCCCCCTGGTAAAGAGGTCTTGCCAAATCAAGGCTGATGTTGTAGAAATTGACGAAAAAGAGAGCTCTTTACGCGCCATTTTGAACTTCGGCCATACTTTTGGACACGCTGTGGAAACCCTTTCCGGCTACGGGGTGGTTCGCCATGGCGAGGCGGTGGCCATCGGCATGCTGGTTGCCGCCGCGGCCGCCACGGAATTGGAGCTGTGCCGGGAAGATGAACTCGCCACCTTGCGCAGCCTGTTGGCTTCTTTTCAATTACCGATCACCCTGCCGCCCTTGGGGCTCAGCGAGATTCTGGAAGTGATGGCCCGGGACAAGAAAGTCAAGGCCGGCGTCCTGCGTCTCATTCTCAATCGCGGTCTTGGCGACTGCGAGATTCGGGATATCGCCCACCCGGAACCGCTTCTGCAAGCAGCCCTGGCCCGTCTTCAGGCCCTATAG
- a CDS encoding pilus assembly protein PilP, with protein sequence MILIACLLSWGCSEEAPAPSSPPQAKKAQPAKAAPVDAAAQVEEAPEVAKYVYNPMGRRDPFVNPLKDLTSPAGQDGDLLTPLQKVDLGQLRVVGIIVGRGEPAAMVVGPGSRSFILKKGVKVGKNDGVVIGIDADTIKVREKYIDFSGEVRTSIQELQLPKRGGVN encoded by the coding sequence TTGATCTTGATCGCCTGTCTGCTGAGTTGGGGGTGCAGCGAGGAGGCCCCCGCCCCGTCATCGCCACCACAGGCCAAAAAAGCTCAACCCGCCAAGGCGGCTCCTGTCGATGCCGCTGCCCAGGTCGAGGAGGCCCCGGAAGTTGCCAAGTATGTCTATAATCCGATGGGGCGCCGGGATCCTTTTGTCAACCCCCTGAAGGATCTCACCTCTCCCGCGGGCCAGGATGGGGATCTGCTTACCCCGCTGCAAAAAGTCGACCTCGGTCAGTTGCGGGTGGTCGGCATCATCGTGGGGCGTGGGGAGCCGGCGGCGATGGTTGTCGGCCCCGGAAGCCGGTCATTCATTCTTAAAAAGGGTGTCAAGGTCGGCAAGAATGATGGCGTGGTGATCGGGATTGATGCAGACACAATAAAGGTACGTGAAAAATACATTGATTTTTCCGGTGAGGTCAGAACCAGTATCCAGGAGCTGCAGCTTCCGAAGCGGGGAGGAGTGAATTAA
- the pilQ gene encoding type IV pilus secretin family protein — protein sequence MRSLVLLLLPMVAVCLTLSVAEVYAAQKKENAIASIDVANQAADTAVKIVTKDPVGYRYTVYDSFDPVRVVVDFPGMDVSEIGKTIPVKDGAIQEVRVSSFDLTSGKLGRVEMLLTTAAKYEVSLEGNTFQIRFDKPASAVATAPAPAVTAMPEAPAASSGTLAAAASRAATAPVEKPADPEPGKATVATVEPTSAATAVAAPSAATDEPKVDSKAAPVAVKAAPAAAQWLQSIKVENGQILLRNDGTVGKYQYFKLGSPPRLVVDLFDVKPQFKERTLPVTEGFKQVRVGTYPDKTRLVFDAAGSVLPQYSVMPEASDLIVSWNAVKDAPQVAAIVESPAPAANQQEVTVEAVDFDVRDGQSYLTVSLSAPGKVIPASASGNTVGFGVKHANISRALRRTLDASAFPSAVKRVTPYTVLVDDSQDVRFAVELKGAARYSLKENGTSLVLAVDNDGFAQQPPVAGEVVAIPVPAAEPAAVAAPMPESAPVKASPAAAQSTPAVADQAVRTAPAIVELAGTGSEATYSGQKITLVFDDADILNILQLIAEVSNLNIVASDDVKGTITLRLVDVPWDQALDLIMEIKDLGMVKQGNIARIMPREKLRAMEEARMNASRTREKLEDLKTELITVNYADLGSVSKHVKGVLTKDREGVSVSEDTRNKQLIVTSIPSNLADIRNLISKLDTPERQVMIEARIVEASSTFSRDLGVKWGFSSEGENRDMQLGNNQFNLGLGGSFLISPPAAGSVIGGAGMGAGFTFGSLTGTSLDLRISALEAAGQGKVISTPRISTLNGGQAKISQGTKIPYQSSGPDGPKTEFVDANLELTVTPVINPDNSMILDISATNSSIGNTVSTGTGGNAPAIDTREAKTKLLVRDGETTVIGGIFVETDNNSNAGVPLLMHLPLVGHLFKSSNRSNTRAELLIFITPRIVN from the coding sequence GTGAGGTCGCTCGTTCTGCTCCTGCTGCCAATGGTGGCGGTATGCCTGACCTTGTCGGTTGCCGAGGTCTATGCAGCCCAGAAGAAAGAGAACGCCATTGCCAGTATCGACGTGGCAAATCAGGCGGCGGATACCGCGGTGAAGATTGTGACCAAGGATCCGGTCGGCTATCGCTACACGGTCTACGATTCCTTTGACCCGGTTCGTGTGGTGGTCGACTTTCCCGGCATGGATGTCTCGGAAATCGGCAAAACGATTCCCGTCAAGGATGGCGCCATTCAGGAAGTTCGCGTCTCCTCCTTCGACCTGACCTCGGGAAAACTCGGTCGGGTTGAGATGTTGCTCACCACTGCGGCCAAATACGAAGTCAGCCTGGAGGGGAACACCTTCCAGATTCGGTTTGACAAGCCTGCTTCTGCCGTAGCGACCGCCCCGGCGCCTGCCGTAACCGCCATGCCGGAAGCTCCGGCCGCCTCGAGCGGGACCTTGGCCGCCGCCGCAAGTCGCGCGGCCACAGCGCCGGTTGAAAAGCCGGCCGATCCAGAACCGGGCAAGGCAACGGTCGCGACCGTAGAACCTACCTCGGCGGCTACTGCGGTTGCCGCACCTTCCGCCGCCACGGATGAGCCCAAGGTTGATTCCAAGGCCGCTCCTGTTGCTGTCAAAGCCGCACCCGCTGCGGCCCAATGGCTCCAGTCGATCAAGGTAGAAAACGGGCAGATTCTGCTTCGCAACGACGGTACAGTTGGCAAGTACCAGTACTTCAAACTGGGCTCGCCGCCGCGGCTGGTCGTCGATCTCTTCGACGTCAAGCCACAGTTCAAGGAGCGTACGCTGCCTGTCACTGAGGGCTTTAAGCAGGTACGTGTCGGCACTTACCCGGACAAGACCCGCCTCGTTTTCGACGCTGCAGGCAGCGTCTTGCCGCAATACAGCGTCATGCCAGAGGCCAGCGACCTGATCGTTTCCTGGAATGCCGTCAAGGATGCTCCCCAGGTTGCTGCGATTGTGGAATCGCCTGCCCCTGCCGCCAATCAGCAGGAAGTCACCGTCGAGGCCGTCGATTTTGACGTCCGCGACGGGCAATCCTACCTGACCGTTTCTCTGTCCGCCCCCGGGAAGGTGATCCCGGCCTCGGCATCGGGGAACACCGTCGGTTTCGGCGTCAAGCATGCCAATATCAGTCGCGCCCTGCGCCGGACTCTCGATGCTTCGGCCTTCCCCAGTGCCGTGAAACGGGTAACGCCCTATACCGTTCTCGTCGATGACAGCCAGGATGTACGTTTTGCCGTGGAACTGAAAGGGGCGGCCCGTTATTCCCTCAAGGAGAACGGGACCTCTCTGGTCCTGGCGGTGGACAACGATGGTTTCGCCCAGCAGCCTCCGGTGGCAGGGGAGGTGGTTGCCATTCCGGTCCCGGCAGCCGAGCCGGCCGCCGTCGCCGCACCGATGCCGGAATCCGCCCCGGTGAAGGCATCCCCTGCGGCTGCCCAGTCGACTCCGGCCGTTGCCGACCAGGCGGTTCGAACTGCCCCGGCGATCGTCGAATTGGCCGGTACTGGTTCGGAAGCGACCTATTCGGGGCAGAAGATCACCCTGGTCTTTGATGATGCCGATATTCTCAATATCCTCCAGCTCATTGCCGAAGTCAGCAACCTCAATATTGTTGCCAGTGACGATGTCAAGGGGACCATTACCCTGCGCCTGGTCGATGTCCCCTGGGATCAGGCCCTCGACCTGATCATGGAGATCAAGGACCTCGGCATGGTCAAGCAGGGGAATATCGCTCGCATCATGCCGCGGGAAAAGTTGCGTGCCATGGAAGAGGCGCGCATGAATGCCTCCCGGACCCGCGAAAAGCTTGAGGATCTCAAGACCGAGCTCATCACCGTCAACTATGCGGACCTTGGGAGTGTCTCCAAACATGTCAAAGGGGTGTTGACCAAAGACCGCGAGGGAGTCTCTGTTTCGGAGGATACCCGCAACAAACAGCTGATTGTTACCTCGATTCCATCCAACCTGGCAGACATCAGGAACCTCATCAGCAAGCTCGACACCCCGGAGCGGCAGGTGATGATCGAGGCGAGAATTGTTGAAGCCAGCTCCACCTTCAGCCGGGACCTCGGCGTCAAGTGGGGATTCTCCTCAGAAGGGGAGAACCGCGACATGCAACTGGGGAACAACCAGTTCAATCTTGGATTGGGCGGCAGCTTCCTGATTTCTCCGCCTGCCGCCGGCAGCGTTATCGGTGGCGCTGGGATGGGGGCCGGGTTTACCTTCGGCAGCCTGACCGGCACCTCCCTCGATCTGCGCATTTCGGCTCTCGAAGCGGCCGGTCAGGGGAAAGTCATCTCCACCCCGCGAATTTCAACCCTCAATGGCGGCCAGGCCAAGATCAGTCAGGGGACCAAGATCCCTTACCAGTCTTCCGGTCCTGACGGACCCAAGACCGAATTCGTCGACGCCAACCTCGAGTTGACGGTCACTCCGGTAATCAACCCGGACAACAGTATGATTCTTGACATCTCGGCGACCAACAGTTCTATTGGCAACACGGTCAGCACCGGAACCGGCGGTAATGCCCCGGCTATTGATACCCGGGAGGCGAAGACCAAACTGCTGGTCCGGGATGGGGAAACGACCGTTATCGGTGGGATTTTTGTCGAAACCGACAATAACAGTAATGCCGGGGTCCCGTTGTTGATGCATCTTCCACTGGTCGGACATCTGTTCAAATCGTCCAATAGATCGAATACGCGGGCCGAGTTGCTTATTTTCATCACGCCGCGAATCGTCAACTGA
- the accB gene encoding acetyl-CoA carboxylase biotin carboxyl carrier protein yields the protein MDIKDLKTLIKLVTETDITEFEVENAEEKVLIKRGHAQEIVHVSAPAYQAPAPMPVAAPAAGAAPAPATAAPVAVTNDKYETITSPIVGTFYRAPSPESDAYCEVGSIVDKGQTFCIVEAMKLMNEIEAEFKCKVIEIVKENAQPVEFGDPLFIVERI from the coding sequence ATGGATATCAAGGATCTGAAAACCCTCATCAAGCTGGTCACCGAAACGGATATTACCGAATTCGAGGTGGAAAACGCGGAAGAAAAGGTTCTGATCAAGCGCGGCCACGCCCAGGAAATCGTCCACGTCTCCGCTCCTGCCTACCAGGCCCCTGCTCCCATGCCGGTGGCGGCGCCTGCTGCCGGTGCGGCCCCGGCGCCGGCCACGGCGGCTCCGGTTGCGGTCACCAATGACAAATACGAAACCATTACCTCGCCGATCGTCGGTACCTTCTACCGGGCGCCGTCACCGGAATCGGACGCGTATTGCGAGGTTGGTTCCATCGTCGACAAGGGCCAGACTTTCTGCATTGTCGAGGCAATGAAATTGATGAACGAGATTGAAGCCGAATTCAAGTGCAAGGTGATCGAGATCGTCAAGGAAAATGCCCAGCCGGTCGAGTTTGGCGATCCCCTGTTCATCGTGGAGCGGATCTAG
- a CDS encoding type 4a pilus biogenesis protein PilO gives MNPRVEWFLRRPAYQRALMILAVMLLVVAAFVFLLYLPKDEEYSSLQQESEKVLAKLQEDRRIAANLPRFKAEYEKMKLQLDQALTELPNEKEIPSLLTTIATLAKENGLNVLRFKPGGERPQGFYAEVPVDLKLVGTFHQIAKFFYDVGDLPRIVNIGKVAMTLGRGGASAGAELSVDCLAVTFRFLEGSAPAAPAKKGGNK, from the coding sequence ATGAATCCAAGAGTTGAATGGTTTTTGCGGCGTCCTGCCTACCAGCGGGCCCTGATGATTTTGGCTGTTATGCTCCTGGTGGTCGCTGCTTTCGTTTTTCTCCTTTACCTGCCCAAGGATGAGGAATACTCCAGTCTGCAGCAGGAGAGCGAAAAGGTGCTGGCCAAGCTCCAGGAAGATCGGAGGATTGCCGCCAACCTGCCCCGGTTCAAGGCCGAATATGAAAAGATGAAGCTGCAGCTTGACCAAGCCCTGACTGAATTGCCGAATGAAAAGGAGATCCCCAGCCTGCTGACGACCATCGCGACCCTGGCGAAGGAAAATGGTCTCAATGTACTGCGGTTCAAGCCGGGGGGGGAGCGCCCCCAGGGCTTTTACGCCGAAGTCCCGGTCGATCTCAAGCTGGTTGGCACTTTTCACCAGATTGCCAAATTTTTCTACGATGTCGGGGATCTTCCGCGAATCGTCAATATCGGCAAGGTCGCCATGACCCTCGGCAGGGGGGGGGCGTCAGCCGGAGCGGAACTTTCCGTCGACTGTCTGGCGGTGACCTTCCGCTTCCTCGAAGGCTCTGCCCCTGCCGCACCTGCGAAAAAGGGAGGGAATAAGTAA